A region from the Desulfitobacterium dehalogenans ATCC 51507 genome encodes:
- a CDS encoding M48 family metallopeptidase, giving the protein MKTRSTMIWISLITLALLFSLVYLWYALFPGQIRPEAVRFFGVEQIEQGRDYSRGIRISYILNFIVQTLFLLWILASGRGSRLSRACEQWAQGRKWSGYLAFYLVIWSLLALIRLPFTFFSGFYWQQLWGFSTQSFPSWWGDFLKESLLDLVLGGVGVFLLFLAFRNWPRIWWLICGIFFSLWLVIQSLFWPVFVAPLFNHFQPIANPEITSMVNELANKADLAIDEMLVMDASIRTTKANAYFAGVGETKRIVLYDNLLNQYPKEEIKAVIAHEMAHWQKGHIARGLFLGTLGSFLVWGGAYLVLRQEMSRHHVPPLVWAVFLLFVVLVNFVSAPLQNSISRQMEIEADQTAILLTEDPQAAIQLQMNLALKNRSDLSPPKFIEWFSYTHPSVLTRIEKINEVGVPFPLK; this is encoded by the coding sequence TTGAAAACCCGGAGCACTATGATATGGATCTCATTGATTACATTAGCCCTTCTTTTTAGTCTTGTTTATTTGTGGTATGCTCTTTTCCCAGGTCAAATACGACCTGAGGCTGTCCGGTTTTTTGGTGTGGAGCAAATCGAACAAGGTCGGGATTATAGTAGAGGAATAAGAATCTCATACATCCTAAACTTTATAGTTCAGACCCTATTCTTACTTTGGATTCTGGCCTCGGGACGAGGAAGCCGTCTTTCCCGGGCCTGTGAACAGTGGGCTCAAGGGCGAAAATGGTCAGGATATCTCGCTTTTTACCTTGTGATCTGGTCGCTGCTTGCCCTTATCCGTCTGCCCTTTACTTTTTTCAGCGGCTTTTATTGGCAACAGCTTTGGGGGTTTTCCACCCAGAGCTTCCCATCCTGGTGGGGGGATTTTCTCAAAGAATCCTTGCTGGACCTTGTACTGGGCGGGGTTGGTGTTTTCTTATTATTTTTGGCGTTTCGTAACTGGCCAAGAATCTGGTGGTTAATCTGTGGGATTTTCTTTTCCCTGTGGCTTGTTATACAAAGCCTTTTCTGGCCTGTTTTTGTAGCTCCTTTATTTAATCATTTTCAACCTATTGCAAACCCCGAAATCACCTCCATGGTCAATGAGTTGGCTAATAAAGCTGATTTAGCTATTGATGAGATGCTTGTGATGGATGCCAGTATAAGAACAACGAAGGCTAATGCTTACTTTGCCGGAGTCGGGGAGACAAAGCGGATCGTTCTTTACGATAATCTGCTCAATCAATACCCTAAGGAAGAGATTAAAGCTGTGATCGCTCATGAGATGGCTCACTGGCAAAAAGGACATATAGCCCGGGGACTTTTCCTAGGAACTTTGGGAAGCTTTTTAGTGTGGGGGGGAGCGTACCTTGTTCTCCGACAGGAAATGTCCAGACATCATGTTCCCCCTCTGGTTTGGGCAGTTTTTCTATTATTCGTAGTATTAGTTAACTTTGTGAGTGCTCCTCTTCAAAATTCTATTTCCCGCCAAATGGAGATTGAAGCAGATCAGACGGCCATCTTACTTACCGAGGATCCTCAAGCGGCAATTCAGCTGCAGATGAATCTGGCTCTGAAGAACCGTTCTGATTTATCTCCGCCAAAGTTTATAGAATGGTTTAGCTATACTCATCCTTCAGTGCTGACACGAATCGAAAAAATAAATGAAGTGGGTGTACCCTTCCCCCTAAAGTAA
- a CDS encoding DNA translocase FtsK, translating to MSKRKRKTLPIRQGVAVILALLGFLTLLGELGFTSVGKAIYNLMKYPLGEKVWLAPFIFFVLAISVWASALFERKQSSRPKGKQSYSRGRTRERERTKGKNLQEEVVEESFFDQGIELPKGKLVPLKGFKEYFSSDLDLKPMEPLVELDDLGKDFDTYFKEGRDISFKPIGTRLTTIQGFSSYFDEVSSEIQEEIRNNEPSFPSKRQWEKPDITGFDSDHYPGQVAQLIKNEGRIPQGVSPEERAALLGKSLHTPFHSLESSLEKPRIEGLHKKENPKVLQEKMESFLGTTEDPFLSSGFVRSMAPSQIKNESTKKIDIEPLEKIPAYEEAPLPEAFLPSREEYMIQEELTSQSEETIEEQEEFLAATKNNLTEVPAINPEGKVVKLQKENEEDNPTENSIKTTEALKKAKVWSLPSFELLDPLPQVTVVHDQDTQKHLEKVLEDFGVQAKVIRVARGPVITRYELAPAPGVKISRIVNLADDIALGLAARDVRIEAPIPGKSAIGIEVPNKHPRAVPFREVLETPEFKEGSAKLRIALGKDIGNQSIVANLAKMPHLLVAGATGSGKSVCITAIINSLLFNTCPDEVKFLMVDPKMVELSIYNGIPHLLAPVVTDPKKASAALKWVVKEMETRYELFAASGVRDIERYNQLKASETGQENDIRANHTVPAMPLIVVIIDELADLMMVAADEVEESICRLAQMARAAGIHLVIATQRPSVDVITGVIKANIPSRISFAVSSQIDSRTILDSTGAEKLLGRGDMLYSPQGMNKPMRVQGCMVADEEVQKVIAHWKAQGSPEYLDPEGFLSANPSGKSEGAGPDDELFIEAGHLIINTGMASVSYLQRKLKLGYARAARLIDLLEDNGVVGGYEGSKPRQILLTLEEFEERFG from the coding sequence GTGTCGAAAAGAAAAAGAAAAACCCTGCCTATTCGGCAAGGGGTTGCTGTAATATTGGCATTATTAGGATTCTTAACCTTATTGGGGGAATTGGGATTTACCTCAGTCGGTAAGGCTATTTATAACCTGATGAAATATCCTCTTGGGGAAAAGGTTTGGCTTGCGCCATTCATATTTTTTGTTTTGGCCATTAGTGTATGGGCGTCTGCACTTTTTGAGCGGAAGCAGAGTTCCAGGCCAAAGGGAAAACAATCTTATTCTCGAGGAAGAACTCGAGAAAGAGAAAGAACAAAAGGAAAGAACCTTCAAGAAGAAGTTGTGGAAGAGAGTTTCTTTGATCAAGGTATTGAGTTGCCAAAAGGGAAGCTCGTCCCCTTAAAAGGGTTTAAAGAATACTTCTCCTCAGATTTAGATCTGAAGCCTATGGAACCTTTGGTAGAGCTTGATGACTTGGGTAAGGATTTTGATACATACTTCAAAGAAGGTAGAGATATCTCGTTTAAACCCATTGGAACACGCCTAACAACAATACAGGGATTCTCAAGTTATTTTGATGAAGTAAGTTCCGAAATACAAGAAGAGATAAGGAATAATGAGCCTTCTTTTCCTAGTAAACGCCAGTGGGAAAAACCGGACATAACTGGTTTTGATTCAGATCATTACCCGGGACAAGTAGCCCAGTTGATAAAGAACGAGGGTAGAATACCCCAAGGGGTTTCCCCTGAGGAACGCGCAGCCTTACTTGGAAAATCCCTACATACTCCTTTCCATAGCCTTGAATCATCTCTGGAAAAACCAAGAATCGAAGGACTTCACAAAAAGGAAAACCCGAAAGTCCTCCAGGAAAAGATGGAGTCTTTCCTAGGAACTACTGAAGATCCCTTTTTAAGCTCGGGATTTGTGCGCAGTATGGCTCCAAGCCAAATTAAGAATGAAAGTACTAAGAAAATAGATATTGAACCGTTAGAGAAAATTCCCGCCTATGAAGAAGCACCTCTTCCTGAAGCATTTCTTCCTTCAAGAGAAGAATATATGATTCAAGAAGAGCTTACCTCACAATCTGAAGAGACGATTGAAGAACAGGAAGAATTTCTAGCAGCGACAAAAAATAATCTTACTGAAGTACCTGCAATTAATCCAGAAGGAAAAGTGGTTAAACTTCAAAAGGAAAACGAAGAAGATAACCCTACTGAAAATAGCATAAAAACCACGGAGGCATTGAAGAAGGCCAAGGTTTGGAGTTTACCTTCCTTTGAGTTGCTGGATCCTCTTCCTCAAGTTACAGTGGTTCATGATCAGGATACTCAAAAACATCTGGAGAAGGTGCTGGAGGATTTCGGAGTTCAGGCTAAGGTCATCCGCGTAGCTCGGGGTCCCGTGATTACTCGTTATGAGTTGGCTCCTGCTCCCGGAGTCAAGATCAGCCGCATTGTCAATTTGGCAGATGATATCGCGTTGGGGCTAGCTGCCCGGGACGTGCGAATTGAAGCGCCGATTCCAGGAAAATCCGCTATTGGCATTGAAGTTCCCAATAAACACCCTAGGGCTGTTCCTTTCCGTGAAGTTCTGGAGACACCGGAATTTAAGGAAGGGTCTGCTAAGCTTCGAATTGCTTTAGGTAAAGATATTGGCAATCAGTCTATTGTGGCTAATTTAGCCAAGATGCCTCATTTGTTGGTGGCCGGGGCCACCGGTTCAGGAAAGAGCGTGTGTATTACCGCCATCATCAATTCATTGCTCTTTAATACTTGTCCTGATGAGGTTAAATTCCTTATGGTGGATCCCAAAATGGTGGAATTGAGTATTTATAATGGGATTCCTCATCTTTTGGCCCCTGTGGTAACAGACCCCAAAAAAGCTTCAGCCGCATTAAAATGGGTAGTCAAAGAAATGGAAACCCGGTATGAATTGTTTGCCGCTTCCGGAGTACGGGATATTGAACGGTATAATCAATTGAAAGCATCAGAGACTGGTCAAGAAAACGACATCAGGGCTAATCATACTGTTCCGGCTATGCCCTTGATTGTGGTTATTATTGATGAATTAGCAGATTTGATGATGGTGGCAGCTGATGAGGTGGAAGAATCCATTTGTCGCCTTGCTCAGATGGCCAGAGCTGCCGGAATCCATTTGGTCATTGCTACCCAAAGACCTTCAGTAGATGTCATCACCGGGGTGATTAAAGCTAATATTCCTAGTCGGATTTCCTTTGCGGTAAGTTCACAGATCGATTCCAGAACCATTCTCGACTCGACCGGGGCCGAAAAGCTCTTGGGAAGAGGAGATATGCTCTATTCCCCACAAGGCATGAATAAGCCCATGCGGGTTCAAGGATGTATGGTTGCAGACGAAGAAGTTCAGAAAGTGATAGCTCACTGGAAGGCTCAAGGGTCACCTGAATATCTGGATCCGGAAGGATTTCTAAGTGCAAACCCATCGGGAAAAAGTGAGGGCGCCGGACCGGATGATGAGCTTTTTATTGAAGCAGGTCACCTTATCATCAATACAGGCATGGCTTCCGTCTCCTATTTGCAAAGAAAGTTAAAGCTTGGCTATGCGCGTGCTGCCCGTTTGATCGATTTGCTTGAGGATAATGGGGTGGTGGGGGGGTATGAAGGGAGTAAACCTCGTCAAATCCTCTTGACTCTTGAAGAATTTGAAGAGCGGTTTGGTTAA
- a CDS encoding DMT family transporter, whose amino-acid sequence MKGIFVFVALFGGMMLGIQTPINGTLGKRIGGIEGALISFAVGLICLSLAVLFFGKGNFSQVTHVHKVWLIGGALGAIGVTCSILSVQRIGVAGTLTAAVFGQILTGIIIDHFGLLGVAKTPLDLSRALGIVLMVGGLYLVLRHNL is encoded by the coding sequence ATGAAAGGAATATTTGTTTTCGTTGCGCTTTTTGGGGGGATGATGTTAGGGATTCAGACCCCTATTAATGGGACTTTAGGAAAACGAATCGGAGGAATTGAAGGAGCACTGATTTCTTTTGCGGTGGGTTTGATCTGTCTATCTCTGGCGGTACTGTTTTTTGGCAAGGGTAATTTTAGCCAAGTTACCCATGTTCATAAAGTATGGCTTATAGGAGGAGCCCTGGGTGCAATAGGTGTTACCTGCTCTATTCTGTCGGTGCAAAGAATTGGGGTAGCGGGAACTCTGACCGCTGCCGTTTTTGGTCAAATTCTTACGGGGATAATCATTGATCATTTTGGTCTGCTTGGAGTCGCTAAAACCCCTCTGGATCTTTCTCGAGCTTTGGGTATTGTACTGATGGTGGGCGGCCTTTATCTCGTATTGAGACATAATTTATAG
- a CDS encoding toprim domain-containing protein → MSKVIIVEGKTDKERLHEVLAEPVEILCSYGTMSYEKTEEWATQLEDSEVYLLVDADDSGEKIRKNLNQVLPNIHHLYTHRMYREVATTPLDILAQVLDHAHFKVKEIRAEEEFF, encoded by the coding sequence ATGTCAAAAGTCATTATTGTTGAAGGAAAAACTGATAAAGAGCGACTCCATGAGGTATTAGCCGAACCCGTTGAGATACTGTGCAGTTATGGGACGATGAGTTATGAAAAAACTGAAGAATGGGCGACCCAACTTGAAGATTCAGAGGTGTATCTTTTGGTGGATGCTGATGATTCCGGAGAGAAAATCCGCAAAAACCTCAATCAGGTACTTCCAAATATCCATCATTTATACACTCATCGCATGTATCGCGAAGTGGCCACGACTCCTCTCGATATACTGGCTCAAGTTTTAGACCATGCCCATTTTAAGGTCAAGGAAATTCGAGCGGAGGAAGAATTTTTTTAA
- a CDS encoding aminotransferase class I/II-fold pyridoxal phosphate-dependent enzyme, which produces MHDIAKELNEQIRAENPYVYELLSDLGKNLYYPKGILTQTDEATEKAYRFNATIGMATEKGQPMFLPVIQETLSEYNPQDIYTYAPPAGKPSIRAVWREKLFKDNPSLQGKTMSQPIVTNALTHGLSIVADLFLNPQDVLVLPDKIWGNYSMIFGTRRNARLQNFTFFTDKGQFNTQGMKEVLLAQKEQGKAVLLLNFPNNPTGYTPIEEEAQAIVEALLEVAEQGINLVVLSDDAYFGLFYEDSIKESLFGRLANIHPRILAVKVDGPTKEEYVWGFRVGFITFADSSSVVCNALENKTKAIIRGTISNASHPAQTFVLHALESPDFIKQKQEKYKIMEGRALKVKELLNRGDYQDLWDYYPFNSGYFMCLKLKGVKAEELRLHLLHNYGVGVIALGESDIRVAFSCVEEEDLEELFTLIYQGTKDLA; this is translated from the coding sequence ATGCATGATATTGCCAAGGAACTTAATGAGCAGATAAGGGCAGAAAATCCTTATGTATACGAACTGCTCTCGGATTTAGGAAAGAATTTATATTATCCGAAAGGGATATTGACCCAGACTGATGAGGCTACAGAAAAAGCTTATCGCTTTAATGCGACAATAGGTATGGCAACTGAAAAAGGGCAACCCATGTTTCTGCCGGTTATACAAGAGACCTTGTCCGAGTATAATCCTCAAGACATTTATACTTATGCGCCCCCTGCAGGAAAACCCTCAATTAGGGCTGTCTGGAGAGAAAAACTGTTTAAAGATAATCCCTCTTTACAGGGAAAGACCATGAGTCAACCTATTGTGACCAACGCCTTAACCCATGGTTTGAGTATTGTAGCGGACCTTTTTTTAAATCCACAAGATGTATTAGTGCTTCCTGATAAGATCTGGGGTAATTACAGTATGATTTTTGGGACCCGTAGGAATGCTAGATTACAAAACTTTACCTTTTTCACTGATAAAGGACAATTCAATACCCAGGGTATGAAAGAAGTTCTCTTGGCACAAAAAGAACAAGGCAAGGCTGTTTTGCTTCTCAATTTTCCGAATAACCCAACTGGTTATACACCTATTGAGGAAGAGGCCCAAGCCATTGTGGAGGCTTTACTGGAAGTAGCGGAGCAGGGAATTAATCTGGTGGTTTTAAGCGATGATGCATATTTTGGACTTTTCTATGAGGACTCTATTAAAGAATCCCTTTTTGGAAGACTTGCCAATATCCATCCACGTATCTTAGCAGTTAAGGTGGATGGCCCGACAAAGGAAGAGTATGTATGGGGATTTCGGGTTGGTTTCATCACTTTTGCGGATTCAAGCTCGGTGGTTTGCAATGCACTGGAGAATAAGACTAAGGCTATAATACGTGGGACGATCTCTAATGCCTCCCACCCGGCACAAACGTTTGTCCTTCACGCTTTGGAATCCCCTGATTTTATAAAGCAAAAGCAAGAGAAGTATAAGATTATGGAGGGCCGGGCTTTAAAGGTCAAAGAGCTATTAAATCGCGGTGACTATCAAGATCTTTGGGACTATTATCCTTTTAATTCCGGCTATTTTATGTGCTTAAAGCTTAAAGGAGTAAAGGCTGAAGAATTGCGTCTGCATTTACTCCACAATTATGGAGTGGGCGTAATCGCTTTAGGTGAATCAGATATTCGAGTGGCCTTTTCTTGTGTGGAAGAAGAAGATTTGGAAGAATTGTTTACATTGATTTATCAAGGAACGAAAGATTTAGCATAG
- a CDS encoding ATP-dependent DNA helicase produces MDKKLRVSVRTLVEFVLRQGDLQMGFMSGSRMVEGIYAHQYLQKERGTDYQPEVTLRTMVHQDGFSLEIHGRADGMFRNESGIVIEEIKSTSLDLDLIDESYNHLHWAQAQCYAYIVAKQEELAQVQVQLTYIQLETHELKEFRKSFCREELEFFFRDLVDRYCAWANRLLSWTEQRNKSISRLEFPYPTYRKGQRELVVAVYKTIREGNKLYAQAPTGIGKTLGTIFPALKALLVGQEPPIFYLTAKTITRTVAERSLLMLQQQGLSLKRVTLTAKDKVCFCPERECTPENCSYAKGYYDRLGPALEDIFQSDIWNREQIENYAKSYSICPFEFSLELTNWADLVICDYNYVFDPRVFLKRFFLEGGDYTFLIDEAHNLVERAREMFSAELNKEEFLHLKNLVEDEEPVLGKRLQTVNKNFLKFKKQGLEVEKDAPTSLYSSLERVVNEAEKFFKKEENPPWKEKLTELYFNIQAFLRTAESYDEHYVTYYQCPEQDVRVKLFCVDPSKQLAQVLNKGRAAIFFSATLSPLEYFIQILGGEKKSYKLQLPSPFPPENLCLMLQKQISTKYTHRSLSLDSIVDAITQFVEGKTGNYLVYFPSYEYLERVQERLLQVHPEFKVLPQTTGMTEEDKEEFLQAFQEDPQESLVGLALLGGIFGEGIDLTGDRLSGAVIVGVGLPQIGAERDIIRAYFQERYGQGFEFAYMYPGMSKVLQACGRVIRTEQDRGAILLIDERFTRLSYKRLFPKEWNTIYTLQDNSRISSLLKAFWGSS; encoded by the coding sequence TTGGACAAAAAACTACGTGTTTCTGTTCGGACCCTGGTTGAATTCGTCTTACGACAGGGTGATTTACAGATGGGTTTCATGAGTGGATCCAGGATGGTGGAAGGAATCTATGCCCATCAGTACCTACAAAAGGAGCGGGGAACAGACTATCAGCCTGAAGTGACTCTACGGACAATGGTGCATCAGGATGGTTTTAGCTTAGAAATCCATGGGCGAGCAGACGGGATGTTTAGAAATGAATCGGGAATTGTCATCGAAGAGATTAAATCCACATCCCTGGACTTGGATCTGATTGACGAATCCTATAATCATTTGCACTGGGCGCAAGCTCAGTGCTATGCTTATATAGTGGCAAAGCAAGAAGAATTGGCTCAGGTGCAGGTTCAGCTAACCTATATACAGTTGGAGACCCATGAACTTAAAGAATTCAGGAAGTCCTTTTGCAGAGAAGAACTGGAGTTCTTCTTTAGGGATCTTGTGGATCGGTATTGTGCCTGGGCTAATCGACTTTTATCTTGGACCGAGCAACGCAATAAGAGCATCTCCCGGCTTGAATTTCCCTATCCTACCTATCGTAAAGGCCAAAGAGAGCTGGTTGTGGCAGTATATAAGACGATTAGAGAAGGGAATAAGCTTTATGCTCAAGCCCCTACCGGTATTGGCAAGACTTTAGGGACGATTTTTCCGGCTTTAAAAGCTCTCCTAGTAGGGCAAGAGCCCCCCATTTTTTATTTAACGGCTAAAACCATCACCCGCACCGTAGCTGAGCGCTCTCTCCTTATGCTCCAGCAACAAGGGCTCTCTCTTAAGAGGGTCACTCTTACGGCTAAAGATAAGGTATGCTTTTGTCCCGAGAGGGAATGTACACCGGAAAATTGCAGCTATGCCAAAGGATATTATGATCGCTTAGGGCCAGCCCTGGAGGATATTTTTCAGAGCGATATTTGGAATCGGGAGCAGATTGAGAACTATGCCAAAAGCTATTCCATCTGTCCCTTTGAATTTTCCCTTGAACTCACTAATTGGGCTGATTTAGTTATCTGTGATTATAATTATGTTTTTGATCCAAGAGTGTTTCTCAAGCGCTTTTTCCTTGAAGGCGGAGACTATACCTTTCTAATTGATGAAGCTCATAATTTGGTGGAGCGGGCACGGGAAATGTTTTCCGCTGAATTAAACAAGGAGGAATTCCTCCATCTGAAGAATCTTGTAGAGGATGAGGAACCGGTTCTTGGGAAGAGGCTCCAAACGGTCAACAAGAATTTTTTAAAATTTAAAAAACAAGGTCTTGAGGTGGAAAAAGACGCCCCCACATCCCTTTACTCTTCCTTGGAGAGGGTGGTGAACGAAGCGGAGAAGTTTTTTAAGAAAGAGGAAAATCCACCTTGGAAAGAGAAACTAACGGAACTGTACTTTAATATTCAAGCCTTTCTGCGAACCGCTGAAAGCTATGATGAGCATTACGTTACGTATTATCAATGTCCGGAGCAGGATGTTCGTGTTAAACTCTTTTGTGTTGATCCCTCCAAACAACTGGCTCAGGTCTTAAACAAAGGGAGAGCAGCCATTTTCTTCTCAGCCACCTTAAGTCCTCTGGAATATTTTATTCAGATTTTGGGGGGAGAGAAAAAGTCTTATAAGCTGCAATTACCTTCTCCTTTTCCTCCCGAAAATCTTTGCCTTATGCTTCAGAAGCAAATATCCACCAAATACACTCATCGTTCCCTATCTTTGGATTCAATCGTCGATGCTATAACTCAATTTGTTGAGGGTAAAACAGGAAATTATTTGGTCTACTTTCCCTCTTATGAGTATCTTGAGCGGGTTCAGGAAAGGCTTCTCCAGGTCCATCCCGAATTTAAGGTTTTGCCTCAAACTACAGGGATGACCGAAGAAGATAAGGAGGAGTTCCTGCAAGCTTTTCAGGAGGACCCTCAAGAGAGTCTGGTGGGATTGGCCCTGCTTGGGGGAATCTTTGGAGAAGGAATCGATCTTACTGGAGATCGCTTGTCCGGAGCTGTTATCGTCGGGGTGGGACTACCTCAGATAGGAGCGGAACGGGACATTATTCGTGCTTATTTTCAAGAACGCTATGGCCAAGGGTTTGAATTTGCCTATATGTATCCTGGGATGAGTAAAGTACTCCAAGCCTGTGGGAGAGTCATACGAACAGAACAGGATCGGGGAGCAATACTCTTAATAGATGAAAGGTTTACCCGCTTATCCTACAAGCGGCTTTTTCCTAAGGAGTGGAATACTATATACACGCTACAGGACAATAGCCGGATTTCTTCGCTATTGAAAGCCTTTTGGGGATCATCATGA
- the kapD gene encoding 3'-5' exonuclease KapD gives MDFLVVDFEFSVPRSYGKPRAWFPEIIEVGAIVLDPNGKLLVDKTFNAFVKPRFWPRLAEESYGITGIRQEDVDQGIPLEEAIRHLQKLVLHQETTIVAWGDADRKILGSVCEKYGLKYPFIWDNYIDLAEQYKHYRSLDHLISLKRAIEENAIEQIGILHSALDDAINAAQVMAKIMSEGWAVKTSEQTHGFEEKRIADAAPRNNSNIIV, from the coding sequence ATGGACTTTTTAGTTGTGGATTTTGAATTTTCAGTTCCCCGAAGTTATGGTAAACCCAGAGCCTGGTTTCCAGAAATCATAGAAGTAGGGGCCATCGTCCTTGATCCTAACGGCAAATTATTAGTGGATAAGACCTTTAATGCCTTTGTAAAGCCCCGCTTTTGGCCACGTTTGGCCGAAGAAAGCTATGGGATTACAGGAATCCGCCAAGAAGACGTGGATCAAGGAATTCCTTTGGAAGAAGCCATTCGGCACCTGCAGAAATTGGTACTCCATCAGGAAACGACTATAGTGGCTTGGGGAGATGCGGATCGTAAGATTTTGGGTAGTGTATGTGAAAAGTATGGTTTAAAATACCCCTTTATCTGGGATAACTATATTGATTTAGCAGAGCAATATAAGCATTATCGCTCTCTTGACCATTTGATTTCTCTAAAGAGGGCCATTGAAGAAAACGCTATAGAACAAATTGGGATACTCCACTCTGCCCTGGATGATGCTATAAATGCTGCTCAGGTTATGGCGAAGATAATGAGTGAAGGATGGGCAGTTAAAACCAGTGAACAGACTCATGGCTTTGAAGAAAAAAGAATTGCAGATGCAGCTCCTCGGAATAATTCGAACATTATTGTCTGA
- a CDS encoding metal-dependent hydrolase, whose protein sequence is MLNIDPITHGLIGAALANLSGHPIQLNDPIFVGCTLGAMIPDLDIVTHLKGRLNYLLKHRGASHSFLALGGMALGLGTLVYGVFPTSSWLTVVFWTLIGTLSHGIADLLNSYGAQLLWPFYKKKFTVNMAMVTDPVIFVLFLSSFVFSLNRPEFGLRSTLAVFTVAFVYLFVREIDRYKTRKRLEETFDAVRGQVKILPAMYRPFSWAFLLYEKDTVSFGIMKKKNAKVLKVLPQWDSEDPLINNALESELADIFNRFTPYFHVVRTDSPETETKVQFVDLRYWDKEDFLYTGEVRICSDGKITEERFYTFGSKKSQGIVLEY, encoded by the coding sequence GTGTTAAACATCGATCCAATAACTCACGGCTTAATCGGTGCCGCACTAGCCAATCTTTCGGGGCACCCTATACAACTAAATGACCCGATTTTTGTAGGTTGCACATTGGGAGCAATGATTCCCGATTTGGATATTGTCACCCATCTCAAAGGCAGGCTCAATTATTTGTTGAAACACCGGGGGGCTAGCCACTCATTCCTGGCTCTAGGTGGAATGGCTTTAGGTTTAGGCACTCTTGTCTATGGTGTATTCCCCACCAGTTCCTGGTTAACGGTTGTCTTTTGGACTTTAATAGGGACTTTATCTCATGGAATTGCCGATTTATTGAATTCCTATGGTGCCCAACTTTTGTGGCCATTTTATAAGAAGAAATTTACAGTGAACATGGCCATGGTGACAGATCCGGTAATTTTCGTATTGTTCCTTTCTTCCTTTGTTTTTTCACTCAATCGACCGGAATTTGGACTGCGTTCAACCTTAGCAGTCTTTACGGTTGCGTTTGTTTATCTTTTTGTACGGGAAATAGACCGTTATAAAACTCGGAAACGACTTGAGGAAACCTTTGATGCAGTACGTGGCCAAGTAAAAATCCTACCTGCCATGTATCGTCCCTTTAGCTGGGCTTTCTTACTCTACGAGAAGGATACTGTAAGCTTTGGAATTATGAAAAAAAAGAACGCCAAAGTCCTCAAAGTTCTACCTCAATGGGATTCGGAAGATCCATTAATAAATAATGCTTTAGAGAGCGAATTAGCGGATATTTTTAATCGATTCACCCCATATTTTCACGTGGTCCGTACAGATAGCCCGGAAACGGAGACCAAGGTACAGTTTGTCGATCTTAGGTATTGGGATAAAGAAGATTTCCTCTATACTGGAGAAGTCCGAATTTGCTCAGATGGTAAGATTACTGAGGAGAGATTTTATACTTTTGGAAGTAAGAAATCTCAAGGGATAGTTCTGGAGTATTAA
- a CDS encoding DUF1540 domain-containing protein encodes MSIQLKCDAVNCVYNRSRLCSADEIEVQGGETTGGDATFCGTFSSKSLGNFISSLGNMNYSETLKQTVSGEPVMDPKVHCNAVNCTYNTDQYCHADHVEIRNEVSQAAEETECETFYPKMG; translated from the coding sequence ATGAGCATTCAACTAAAATGTGATGCGGTAAATTGCGTGTATAATCGTAGTCGCCTGTGTTCGGCCGATGAGATCGAGGTTCAAGGAGGAGAGACCACGGGTGGGGATGCTACTTTCTGTGGAACCTTTAGCTCGAAAAGTCTCGGTAATTTTATCTCTTCATTGGGAAATATGAATTACAGTGAGACTTTAAAGCAAACGGTATCAGGAGAACCGGTAATGGACCCTAAAGTTCACTGTAATGCAGTGAACTGTACCTATAATACCGATCAATACTGCCATGCTGACCACGTTGAGATTCGCAATGAAGTTTCCCAGGCGGCAGAAGAAACAGAATGTGAAACTTTCTATCCCAAAATGGGTTAA